Proteins from one Telopea speciosissima isolate NSW1024214 ecotype Mountain lineage chromosome 1, Tspe_v1, whole genome shotgun sequence genomic window:
- the LOC122664823 gene encoding phospholipid-transporting ATPase 1-like isoform X2, producing the protein MTSSEPLLSLSSCNPNPSPVELPHPPLNVGPLSCLCPTASFSSSIYDDAQSNSLDAKDNDTVSVGEADCYQKPLDDDSVVTLERFQSAESQFFQPLVLECPTKETRHMVSWGSMELQEYPMTHEISGTTLVQDRVSKSQRIRHRSVQFEDNFSSEENPRLIYVNDPKKTNGKYEFTGNEVRTSKYTVITFLPKNLFIQFHRVAYLYFLAIAALNQLPPLAVFGRTVSLFPLLFVLCVTAFKDGYEDWRRHRSDEKENNREALVLQSGQFRLKKWKKIRAGEVVKVCANESIPSDMVLLATSDPSGIAYIQTINLDGESNLKTRYARQETASTVFEEHTISGLVKCEQPNRNIYEFTANMEFNGQRFPLSQSNIILRGCQLKNTEWVIGVVVYAGPETKAMLNSTASPSKRSRLESYMNRETLWLSVFLFVMCAVVALGMGLWLEQQRTQLDTLPYYRKRYFTNGRYNGRTYKYYGIAMETFFSFLSSIIVFQIMIPISLYITMELVRLGQSYFMIEDKHMYDSSSDSRFQCRSLNINEDLGQIRYVFSDKTGTLTENKMEFQRASVYGKSYGSSSNITDDSMPEASISGAAERRWKLKSEIIADTDLVELLHKDLDEDERVAAHEFFLTLAACNTVIPILRRSSCSSCTTSDLHEEVGAIDYQGESPDEQALVAAASAYGYTLIERTSGHIVIDVNGEKLRLDVLGLHEFDSVRKRMSVVIRFPNGAVKVLVKGADTSMFSILAKQTDEISPGGNIAFNIKNATQSHLIEYSSQGLRTLVVAARDLTAAEFEEWQHRYEEASTSLTERSTKLRQTATLIECNLNLLGATGIEDKLQDGVPETIESLRQAGIKVWVLTGDKQETAISIGLSCKLLTPDMQQVVINGNSEDECTRLLADAKSKYGVKSAKCRNKGLKYKKNSENDYLEIPDETRTSSVSQLHAGKAVGMKSAPLALVIDGNSLVYILEKDLEPELFDLAIACKVVLCCRVAPLQKAGIVDLIKSRTDDMTLAIGDGANDVSMIQMADVGVGLCGQEGRQAVMASDFAMGQFQFLKRLLLVHGHWNYQRVGYLVLYNFYRNAVFVMMLFWYILYTAFSTTSALTDWSSMLYSVLYTSVPTIVVGILDKDLSHKTLLQHPKLYEAGHRHESYNMYLFWMTMIDTLWQSLVLFYIPFFIYKESSIDIWSMGSLWTITVVVLVSIHLAMDIQRWVLVTHIATWGSLVMTCVCMVILDSIPIFPNYWTIYHLVKSATYWLTILLITAIALLPRFLFKAIHQFYWPSDIQIAREAEILRKWPGQLRSKPGQGSS; encoded by the exons ATGACTTCCAGTGAACCGCTGTTGTCACTATCATCTTGTAATCCAAATCCTTCACCTGTGGAGCTGCCACATCCGCCTTTGAATGTTGGCCCTCTGAGCTGCCTCTGCCCCACagcttccttctcctcttcaatTTATGATGATGCTCAAAGCAATTCCTTAGATGCAAAGGACAATGATACTGTCTCTGTTGGAGAAGCAGATTGTTATCAAAAACCTCTTGACGACGATTCTGTTGTGACCTTAGAAAGGTTCCAATCAGCAGAGTCCCAGTTCTTCCAACCTTTAGTGTTGGAATGCCCCACAAAGGAAACGAGGCATATGGTATCCTGGGGATCAATGGAGCTTCAGGAATACCCAATGACACATGAAATTTCTGGGACAACTCTGGTGCAGGACAGGGTGAGCAAATCTCAGCGGATCCGCCACAGAAGTGTACAATTCGAAGATAATTTTTCATCGGAAGAGAATCCAAGATTAATTTATGTTAATGATCCAAAGAAGACAAATGGCAAGTATGAGTTCACAGGGAATGAAGTTCGAACCAGCAAGTACACTGTGATCACATTCCTGCCGAAGAATCTTTTCATCCAATTTCATCGGGTtgcttatttgtattttttagcTATTGCTGCTCTGAACCAACTCCCGCCTCTTGCTGTTTTTGGAAGAACagtctctctttttcctctcctgtTTGTGCTTTGTGTCACGGCTTTTAAGGATGGCTATGAAGATTGGCGAAGGCACAGATCAGATGAGAAAGAAAACAACCGAGAGGCCCTAGTACTGCAATCTGGTCAGTTCAGActgaagaaatggaaaaagataAGAGCTGGTGAGGTTGTAAAAGTATGTGCCAATGAGTCTATCCCGTCTGACATGGTTTTGTTGGCTACAAGTGATCCAAGCGGAATAGCTTACATCCAAACAATAAATTTGGATGGTGAGTCAAACCTGAAAACTAGGTATGCTCGGCAAGAAACAGCTTCAACTGTTTTTGAGGAGCACACCATTTCAGGGCTTGTCAAATGTGAGCAGCCAAATAGGAATATTTATGAGTTTACAGCCAATATGGAGTTCAATGGGCAGAGATTTCCCCTCAGCCAATCAAACATCATCTTGCGTGGGTGCCAGCTGAAAAACACCGAGTGGGTAATTGGTGTTGTTGTATATGCTGGGCCAGAGACAAAAGCAATGTTGAACAGTACAGCTTCCCCTTCCAAAAGAAGCAGACTTGAAAGCTACATGAATAGAGAGACCTTATGGTTgtcagtttttctttttgtcatgTGTGCAGTTGTGGCACTTGGGATGGGTCTTTGGCTTGAACAACAGAGGACTCAGCTTGATACGTTGCCATACTACCGGAAAAGATACTTTACAAATGGACGCTATAATGGGAGAACATATAAATATTATGGGATTGCTATGGAGacatttttctcatttttgagTTCCATTATAGTGTTTCAGATAATGATTCCAATATCTCTGTATATTACCATGGAGTTGGTCCGGTTAGGACAGTCATATTTCATGATCGAGGATAAGCATATGTATGACAGTAGCTCTGATTCAAGGTTCCAATGCAGATCATTGAATATAAATGAGGATCTAGGACAGATACGTTATGTATTTTCAGATAAGACAGGGACACTAACTGAAAACAAAATGGAATTCCAGAGAGCCAGCGTATATGGAAAGAGTTATGGGAGCTCCTCTAATATCACAGATGATTCAATGCCGGAAGCTTCCATTTCAG GAGCTGCTgaaagaagatggaagcttaaATCTGAGATCATCGCTGATACTGATCTTGTGGAATTGTTGCATAAAGACTTAGATGAAGATGAGAGAGTGGCCGCACATGAGTTTTTCCTTACACTGGCAGCTTGTAATACAGTCATCCCAATTCTTAGACGAAGTTCATGTTCTAGCTGTACAACGAGTGACTTACATGAAGAAGTTGGAGCTATTGACTATCAAGGTGAATCGCCTGATGAACAAGCTCTAGTTGCTGCAGCCTCAGCTTATGGGTACACTCTTATTGAGCGCACTTCTGGGCACATTGTGATTGATGTCAATGGTGAGAAACTAAG GTTGGATGTATTGGGTCTGCACGAGTTTGATAGTGTGCGCAAGAGAATGTCAGTTGTCATAAGATTTCCGAACGGTGCTGTAAAAGTTCTGGTGAAAGGCGCTGATACTTCAATGTTCAGTATCTTAGCAAAACAGACAGATGAGATTAGTCCTGGAGGCAATATAgcttttaatataaaaaatgcaACACAGAGTCATTTGATTGAATATTCATCACAAGGTTTACGCACACTTGTTGTTGCTGCAAGGGATCTTACGGCTGCAGAATTTGAGGAGTGGCAACACAGGTATGAGGAGGCAAGCACTTCATTGACTGAGAGATCAACAAAACTACGTCAAACTGCAACTCTTATTGAATGTAATTTAAATCTTCTTGGGGCTACTGGAATTGAAGACAAACTGCAAGATGGTGTGCCAGAAACCATCGAGTCCCTCCGGCAAGCAGGAATCAAAGTCTGGGTTCTTACTGGAGATAAGCAAGAGACTGCAATTTCAATTGGTCTCTCATGCAAACTCTTGACACCAGACATGCAGCAGGTTGTGATCAATGGTAATTCTGAGGATGAATGTACACGTCTTTTGGCTGATGCCAAGTCCAAATATGGTGTCAAATCAGCAAAGTGCAGGAATAAGGGTCTGAAATATAAAAAGAATTCTGAAAATGATTACCTTGAGATTCCTGATGAGACGAGAACTTCCAGCGTGTCACAGTTGCATGCAGGGAAAGCGGTAGGGATGAAAAGTGCTCCACTAGCTCTGGTAATTGATGGGAACAGTCTTGTGTATATCTTGGAGAAAGATCTGGAACCAGAG CTTTTCGATCTGGCAATCGCCTGTAAGGTTGTGCTTTGTTGCCGTGTTGCTCCTCTGCAAAAAGCTGGGATTGTTGATCTCATTAAAAGTCGGACTGATGACATGACACTGGCGATAGGTGACG GGGCTAATGATGTTTCAATGATCCAAATGGCGGATGTTGGGGTTGGGTTATGTGGTCAGGAAGGACGACAAGCAGTGATGGCATCAGACTTTGCCATGGGGCAGTTTCAATTTCTGAAAAGATTGCTTCTTGTGCATGGACACTGGAACTATCAGCGTGTTGGTTACTTGGTTCTGTACAATTTCTACCGTAATGCTGTATTTGTAATGATGCTGTTCTG GTATATATTATACACAGCATTTTCAACAACTTCTGCGTTAACAGATTGGAGTAGTATGTTATACTCCGTTCTCTATACTTCTGTCCCTACCATTGTTGTTGGTATTCTGGACAAGGATCTAAGTCATAAGACACTACTCCAGCATCCAAAGCTTTATGAAGCAGGGCATAGACATGAGAGTTACAATATGTACCTCTTCTGGATGACAATGATTGATACTCTATGGCAGAGTCTTGTTCTTTTTTATATACCTTTTTTCATCTATAAGGAGAGTTCAATTGATATATGGAGTATGGGCAGTCTATGGACAATTACGGTGGTTGTTCTTGTGAGTATTCACTTGGCAATGGACATACAACGTTGGGTTTTGGTTACTCATATTGCAACTTGGGGATCTCTAGTCATGACATGTGTTTGCATGGTGATATTGGATTCTATACCGATATTTCCCAATTACTG GACAATTTACCATCTCGTGAAGTCAGCTACCTATTGGCTCACCATCTTACTTATAACTGCCATAGCATTGCTCCCTCGATTTCTTTTCAAAGCTATACATCAGTTTTATTGGCCTTCAGATATTCAGATAGCTAGAGAAGCTGAAATACTGAGGAAATGGCCAGGCCAGCTGAGGTCAAAACCAGGTCAAGGTTCAAGTTAA
- the LOC122664823 gene encoding phospholipid-transporting ATPase 1-like isoform X1, translating to MTSSEPLLSLSSCNPNPSPVELPHPPLNVGPLSCLCPTASFSSSIYDDAQSNSLDAKDNDTVSVGEADCYQKPLDDDSVVTLERFQSAESQFFQPLVLECPTKETRHMVSWGSMELQEYPMTHEISGTTLVQDRVSKSQRIRHRSVQFEDNFSSEENPRLIYVNDPKKTNGKYEFTGNEVRTSKYTVITFLPKNLFIQFHRVAYLYFLAIAALNQLPPLAVFGRTVSLFPLLFVLCVTAFKDGYEDWRRHRSDEKENNREALVLQSGQFRLKKWKKIRAGEVVKVCANESIPSDMVLLATSDPSGIAYIQTINLDGESNLKTRYARQETASTVFEEHTISGLVKCEQPNRNIYEFTANMEFNGQRFPLSQSNIILRGCQLKNTEWVIGVVVYAGPETKAMLNSTASPSKRSRLESYMNRETLWLSVFLFVMCAVVALGMGLWLEQQRTQLDTLPYYRKRYFTNGRYNGRTYKYYGIAMETFFSFLSSIIVFQIMIPISLYITMELVRLGQSYFMIEDKHMYDSSSDSRFQCRSLNINEDLGQIRYVFSDKTGTLTENKMEFQRASVYGKSYGSSSNITDDSMPEASISAGAAERRWKLKSEIIADTDLVELLHKDLDEDERVAAHEFFLTLAACNTVIPILRRSSCSSCTTSDLHEEVGAIDYQGESPDEQALVAAASAYGYTLIERTSGHIVIDVNGEKLRLDVLGLHEFDSVRKRMSVVIRFPNGAVKVLVKGADTSMFSILAKQTDEISPGGNIAFNIKNATQSHLIEYSSQGLRTLVVAARDLTAAEFEEWQHRYEEASTSLTERSTKLRQTATLIECNLNLLGATGIEDKLQDGVPETIESLRQAGIKVWVLTGDKQETAISIGLSCKLLTPDMQQVVINGNSEDECTRLLADAKSKYGVKSAKCRNKGLKYKKNSENDYLEIPDETRTSSVSQLHAGKAVGMKSAPLALVIDGNSLVYILEKDLEPELFDLAIACKVVLCCRVAPLQKAGIVDLIKSRTDDMTLAIGDGANDVSMIQMADVGVGLCGQEGRQAVMASDFAMGQFQFLKRLLLVHGHWNYQRVGYLVLYNFYRNAVFVMMLFWYILYTAFSTTSALTDWSSMLYSVLYTSVPTIVVGILDKDLSHKTLLQHPKLYEAGHRHESYNMYLFWMTMIDTLWQSLVLFYIPFFIYKESSIDIWSMGSLWTITVVVLVSIHLAMDIQRWVLVTHIATWGSLVMTCVCMVILDSIPIFPNYWTIYHLVKSATYWLTILLITAIALLPRFLFKAIHQFYWPSDIQIAREAEILRKWPGQLRSKPGQGSS from the exons ATGACTTCCAGTGAACCGCTGTTGTCACTATCATCTTGTAATCCAAATCCTTCACCTGTGGAGCTGCCACATCCGCCTTTGAATGTTGGCCCTCTGAGCTGCCTCTGCCCCACagcttccttctcctcttcaatTTATGATGATGCTCAAAGCAATTCCTTAGATGCAAAGGACAATGATACTGTCTCTGTTGGAGAAGCAGATTGTTATCAAAAACCTCTTGACGACGATTCTGTTGTGACCTTAGAAAGGTTCCAATCAGCAGAGTCCCAGTTCTTCCAACCTTTAGTGTTGGAATGCCCCACAAAGGAAACGAGGCATATGGTATCCTGGGGATCAATGGAGCTTCAGGAATACCCAATGACACATGAAATTTCTGGGACAACTCTGGTGCAGGACAGGGTGAGCAAATCTCAGCGGATCCGCCACAGAAGTGTACAATTCGAAGATAATTTTTCATCGGAAGAGAATCCAAGATTAATTTATGTTAATGATCCAAAGAAGACAAATGGCAAGTATGAGTTCACAGGGAATGAAGTTCGAACCAGCAAGTACACTGTGATCACATTCCTGCCGAAGAATCTTTTCATCCAATTTCATCGGGTtgcttatttgtattttttagcTATTGCTGCTCTGAACCAACTCCCGCCTCTTGCTGTTTTTGGAAGAACagtctctctttttcctctcctgtTTGTGCTTTGTGTCACGGCTTTTAAGGATGGCTATGAAGATTGGCGAAGGCACAGATCAGATGAGAAAGAAAACAACCGAGAGGCCCTAGTACTGCAATCTGGTCAGTTCAGActgaagaaatggaaaaagataAGAGCTGGTGAGGTTGTAAAAGTATGTGCCAATGAGTCTATCCCGTCTGACATGGTTTTGTTGGCTACAAGTGATCCAAGCGGAATAGCTTACATCCAAACAATAAATTTGGATGGTGAGTCAAACCTGAAAACTAGGTATGCTCGGCAAGAAACAGCTTCAACTGTTTTTGAGGAGCACACCATTTCAGGGCTTGTCAAATGTGAGCAGCCAAATAGGAATATTTATGAGTTTACAGCCAATATGGAGTTCAATGGGCAGAGATTTCCCCTCAGCCAATCAAACATCATCTTGCGTGGGTGCCAGCTGAAAAACACCGAGTGGGTAATTGGTGTTGTTGTATATGCTGGGCCAGAGACAAAAGCAATGTTGAACAGTACAGCTTCCCCTTCCAAAAGAAGCAGACTTGAAAGCTACATGAATAGAGAGACCTTATGGTTgtcagtttttctttttgtcatgTGTGCAGTTGTGGCACTTGGGATGGGTCTTTGGCTTGAACAACAGAGGACTCAGCTTGATACGTTGCCATACTACCGGAAAAGATACTTTACAAATGGACGCTATAATGGGAGAACATATAAATATTATGGGATTGCTATGGAGacatttttctcatttttgagTTCCATTATAGTGTTTCAGATAATGATTCCAATATCTCTGTATATTACCATGGAGTTGGTCCGGTTAGGACAGTCATATTTCATGATCGAGGATAAGCATATGTATGACAGTAGCTCTGATTCAAGGTTCCAATGCAGATCATTGAATATAAATGAGGATCTAGGACAGATACGTTATGTATTTTCAGATAAGACAGGGACACTAACTGAAAACAAAATGGAATTCCAGAGAGCCAGCGTATATGGAAAGAGTTATGGGAGCTCCTCTAATATCACAGATGATTCAATGCCGGAAGCTTCCATTTCAG CAGGAGCTGCTgaaagaagatggaagcttaaATCTGAGATCATCGCTGATACTGATCTTGTGGAATTGTTGCATAAAGACTTAGATGAAGATGAGAGAGTGGCCGCACATGAGTTTTTCCTTACACTGGCAGCTTGTAATACAGTCATCCCAATTCTTAGACGAAGTTCATGTTCTAGCTGTACAACGAGTGACTTACATGAAGAAGTTGGAGCTATTGACTATCAAGGTGAATCGCCTGATGAACAAGCTCTAGTTGCTGCAGCCTCAGCTTATGGGTACACTCTTATTGAGCGCACTTCTGGGCACATTGTGATTGATGTCAATGGTGAGAAACTAAG GTTGGATGTATTGGGTCTGCACGAGTTTGATAGTGTGCGCAAGAGAATGTCAGTTGTCATAAGATTTCCGAACGGTGCTGTAAAAGTTCTGGTGAAAGGCGCTGATACTTCAATGTTCAGTATCTTAGCAAAACAGACAGATGAGATTAGTCCTGGAGGCAATATAgcttttaatataaaaaatgcaACACAGAGTCATTTGATTGAATATTCATCACAAGGTTTACGCACACTTGTTGTTGCTGCAAGGGATCTTACGGCTGCAGAATTTGAGGAGTGGCAACACAGGTATGAGGAGGCAAGCACTTCATTGACTGAGAGATCAACAAAACTACGTCAAACTGCAACTCTTATTGAATGTAATTTAAATCTTCTTGGGGCTACTGGAATTGAAGACAAACTGCAAGATGGTGTGCCAGAAACCATCGAGTCCCTCCGGCAAGCAGGAATCAAAGTCTGGGTTCTTACTGGAGATAAGCAAGAGACTGCAATTTCAATTGGTCTCTCATGCAAACTCTTGACACCAGACATGCAGCAGGTTGTGATCAATGGTAATTCTGAGGATGAATGTACACGTCTTTTGGCTGATGCCAAGTCCAAATATGGTGTCAAATCAGCAAAGTGCAGGAATAAGGGTCTGAAATATAAAAAGAATTCTGAAAATGATTACCTTGAGATTCCTGATGAGACGAGAACTTCCAGCGTGTCACAGTTGCATGCAGGGAAAGCGGTAGGGATGAAAAGTGCTCCACTAGCTCTGGTAATTGATGGGAACAGTCTTGTGTATATCTTGGAGAAAGATCTGGAACCAGAG CTTTTCGATCTGGCAATCGCCTGTAAGGTTGTGCTTTGTTGCCGTGTTGCTCCTCTGCAAAAAGCTGGGATTGTTGATCTCATTAAAAGTCGGACTGATGACATGACACTGGCGATAGGTGACG GGGCTAATGATGTTTCAATGATCCAAATGGCGGATGTTGGGGTTGGGTTATGTGGTCAGGAAGGACGACAAGCAGTGATGGCATCAGACTTTGCCATGGGGCAGTTTCAATTTCTGAAAAGATTGCTTCTTGTGCATGGACACTGGAACTATCAGCGTGTTGGTTACTTGGTTCTGTACAATTTCTACCGTAATGCTGTATTTGTAATGATGCTGTTCTG GTATATATTATACACAGCATTTTCAACAACTTCTGCGTTAACAGATTGGAGTAGTATGTTATACTCCGTTCTCTATACTTCTGTCCCTACCATTGTTGTTGGTATTCTGGACAAGGATCTAAGTCATAAGACACTACTCCAGCATCCAAAGCTTTATGAAGCAGGGCATAGACATGAGAGTTACAATATGTACCTCTTCTGGATGACAATGATTGATACTCTATGGCAGAGTCTTGTTCTTTTTTATATACCTTTTTTCATCTATAAGGAGAGTTCAATTGATATATGGAGTATGGGCAGTCTATGGACAATTACGGTGGTTGTTCTTGTGAGTATTCACTTGGCAATGGACATACAACGTTGGGTTTTGGTTACTCATATTGCAACTTGGGGATCTCTAGTCATGACATGTGTTTGCATGGTGATATTGGATTCTATACCGATATTTCCCAATTACTG GACAATTTACCATCTCGTGAAGTCAGCTACCTATTGGCTCACCATCTTACTTATAACTGCCATAGCATTGCTCCCTCGATTTCTTTTCAAAGCTATACATCAGTTTTATTGGCCTTCAGATATTCAGATAGCTAGAGAAGCTGAAATACTGAGGAAATGGCCAGGCCAGCTGAGGTCAAAACCAGGTCAAGGTTCAAGTTAA